The DNA sequence GAGTGATTACGAAGCCCAGCGTCGTGGCGGGAAAGGGAAATCTGCCGCGCGCATCAAAGAAGAAGACTTCATCGATAGGCTATTGGTAGCGAATACCCACGACACTATCCTGTGCTTCTCCAGCCGTGGCCGTCTCTACTGGCTGAAGGTTTATCAACTGCCGGAAGCAAGCCGTGGCGCGCGTGGACGTCCTATCATCAACCTGCTGCCGCTGGAGCAGGATGAACGCATCACTGCGATTCTGCCGGTACGCGAGTACGAAGAGGGCATGAATGTGTTCATGGCGACGGCGAGCGGTACGGTCAAGAAGACCGCACTGACCGAGTTTAGCCGCCCGCGTAGCGCCGGGATTATCGCCGTGGGTCTGAACGATGGCGATGAGTTGATTGGTGTTGACCTGACGGATGGCAGCAACGAAGTGATGTTGTTCTCTGCCGAAGGCAAGGTGGTGCGTTTTTGCGAATCAGCGGTGCGTACCATGGGCCGTACGGCGACCGGGGTGCGCGGCATCAGTTTGCAGAATGATGATCGCGTGGTATCGCTGATTGTGCCGCGAGGCGAGGGCGACATTCTGACCGTCACGCAAAACGGTTTTGGTAAACGTACCGCTGTAAGCGAGTACCCAACCAAATCCCGCGCCACCAAAGGCGTTATCTCCATCAAGGTCAGCGAGCGTAACGGTAACGTGGTGGGGGCGGTGCAGGTTGATACCGCCGATCAGATAATGATGATCACCGATGCCGGCACGTTAGTGCGTACCCGTGTTTCCGAAGTCAGTATTGTGGGACGCAATACTCAAGGGGTGACACTGATTCGTACTGCCGAAGATGAGCAGGTTGTCGGCTTGCAGCGCGTCGCCGAGCCGGTAGAGGATGACGAACTGGATAGCGTTGTCCCTGTCGATGGTGAGTTACCGCAAGAAGAGTCTGATGAACCGGAGGCCGATGACGAGACACCGGCTGATGATGAATAATTCTTCTTCATTGATATTGATGGGATGAATGCCAAAGCCAGCGCCTGATGCGCTGGCTTTTTTTATGGGGGGCCGTTAGTGTATGGCGGTTCTATGCGTTTTTCCGTTCTGTTAACCTTTACGGTATGCCTTTAAAAGTGACTGTCTCTTTTCAAACGACTCTCAAAATTTCCCGGTATTTATTCCGGGGGCTGGCGTTACTTTTGTGGATGCTGGGGGCGCTGCTGTCGATTTTCGTGATTAATGGCGCGCTCAAACAGCAGGAATCACACCTGCGGCAGATCTTCTCCCTTAATGCGGAACAGTCATTAGGTTACATTCGCCATGCCACCGAGGTGGCGCGTGAGCTGCGTTATCTGGCGGCGAACCGTTTTAGCGCATCGCTTTCGTTGCGTAATAAACCGGGCCTGAGCAAAAACGCGCCTGCGGCCATTTATCCGCTTTCGCCCACTTTTGATTGCAGCCAGCAATATGAAAAAAATCCGGCTCAGTTGGCCCTGTTGAGCCGTTTTTTTGATCAATGGCATGAGGATTTCTCTTCAGTTTATGACCTGAATCGAGTTTTCTTTTTAGATAGCAGCCAGCAGTGCATCGTGGATTTTGGTATCCGTAATCAGTCGCTGGATAGCGACAGTTTGCTCAAAAGCGTTCAGGAGCATTTGCAGAATCAGAAATCAACCGGTGCAGGCATGCGGCGTGAGGATAGCCTGTACTGGGTGGTGCCCGGTTTGACGCAAAACACCGGATATCTGTATGCCTTGATGCCGGTTTATGTCGATAACCATTTGATAACGATGATGGGAATCGAACAGACAATACGACTTGACGATTTGGTATTGAATACGGATTTACCCTTCAGCCTGCGCTTACTTGACCAGAACGAACATGTGCTATTGCAGGTTATCGATAGTCGTTCCGGCAGCGTGCCCAGCCATTATCCCGAATCCAATAATTATTTTGGCTATAGCGACGGTTTCAGCGCGCTATTAATGAAAAAGCCGCTGCCACCGACATCGATGAGCGTGGTCTATTCGTTGCCGCTGGATGTGATGCTGGCCTCGCTGAACGGTTTATTGATGAATATGGCATTGCTGAATGTGGCGTCCGCGCTGTGCCTGTTTCTGTTTACCCGGTTGTTTGAGCGCCGAATTTTCCTGCCCGCAGAGCGTAATGCGTTTCAGATTGAAGAAAACGAGCAGTTCAACCGAAAAATTGTGGCTTCCGCGCCCGTTGGGATCTGCATTTTACGTATTAGCGATGGCACCAATATTCTCAGTAATGAGCTGGCACATAATTATTTGAGCCTGCTTACCTATGAGGATCGCATGCGTCTGGTGCGTATTATTTGCGATCAGCACTCTAAATCGCTGGATGTGGTGACAGCGCGTAATCACCATTTGCAAATCAGCTTTGTGCATTCACGCTATCGAAATGAGAATGTCGCCATTTGCGTATTGCTGGATGTCAGCACCAGGGTACGCATGGAAGAATCATTACAAGAGATGGCAAATGCCGCTGAACAGGCGAGCCAATCGAAATCGATGTTTCTGGCGACGGTCAGCCACGAACTGCGCACGCCGCTGTATGGCATTATCGGTAATCTGGATTTATTGCGAACGAAATCACTGTCATCGGATGCTAACCGTCTGGTTGGCGCGATGCAGAACTCCTCTGCGCTGTTGCTAAAAATCATCAGCGATATTCTGGATTTCTCAAAAATTGAATCGGAGCAGTTGAAAATCGAACCCGGCGAATTTGCGCCACGGGAAGTGATTAACCACATCGTTAGCAACTATTTACCGTTAGTCGTGAAAAAACGCCTGACATTATATTGCTATATCGACCCCAACGTGCCGGTTAGCCTGATGGGGGATGCCGTACGTTTACAGCAAGTGTTAAGCAATTTGCTCAGTAATGCGATTAAGTTCACGGATACGGGATGCATTGTGTTTCAGGTGGTGTGTTCTCAGGATGGCTACCTGCTGTTCAAAGTGCGTGATACCGGTGTTGGCATTGATACGCGCGCGGTAATGAAACTGTTCGACCCCTTCTTTCAGGCTGGCACCGGAGTGCAGCGCCATTTTCAGGGCACCG is a window from the Dickeya lacustris genome containing:
- the rcsC gene encoding two-component system sensor histidine kinase RcsC translates to MPLKVTVSFQTTLKISRYLFRGLALLLWMLGALLSIFVINGALKQQESHLRQIFSLNAEQSLGYIRHATEVARELRYLAANRFSASLSLRNKPGLSKNAPAAIYPLSPTFDCSQQYEKNPAQLALLSRFFDQWHEDFSSVYDLNRVFFLDSSQQCIVDFGIRNQSLDSDSLLKSVQEHLQNQKSTGAGMRREDSLYWVVPGLTQNTGYLYALMPVYVDNHLITMMGIEQTIRLDDLVLNTDLPFSLRLLDQNEHVLLQVIDSRSGSVPSHYPESNNYFGYSDGFSALLMKKPLPPTSMSVVYSLPLDVMLASLNGLLMNMALLNVASALCLFLFTRLFERRIFLPAERNAFQIEENEQFNRKIVASAPVGICILRISDGTNILSNELAHNYLSLLTYEDRMRLVRIICDQHSKSLDVVTARNHHLQISFVHSRYRNENVAICVLLDVSTRVRMEESLQEMANAAEQASQSKSMFLATVSHELRTPLYGIIGNLDLLRTKSLSSDANRLVGAMQNSSALLLKIISDILDFSKIESEQLKIEPGEFAPREVINHIVSNYLPLVVKKRLTLYCYIDPNVPVSLMGDAVRLQQVLSNLLSNAIKFTDTGCIVFQVVCSQDGYLLFKVRDTGVGIDTRAVMKLFDPFFQAGTGVQRHFQGTGLGLAICEKLVNLMDGDITIDSEPGLGSEFAVRIPLYHARYPKPSSAEAWRGKVCWVQVRNALMERYLFTLLQGMGIEARRYDERSLSNGEDVLIVDTPVTSAGNMRACIELSGTQAGAAQERQPGYWLHSTAAPHDLPLLLQRIYRGEEALPATLPASPLATYSRSENEGVRVLVVDDHPINRRLLADQLGSLGYQVITANDGLDALDVLAKNPVDIVLTDVNMPNMDGYRFTERLREMQLTFPVIGVTANALAEERQRCLQAGMDNCLSKPVTLDTLQQSLAYYSNLVKQKAATSGE